The following coding sequences are from one Lolium rigidum isolate FL_2022 chromosome 6, APGP_CSIRO_Lrig_0.1, whole genome shotgun sequence window:
- the LOC124667640 gene encoding protein gamma response 1-like: MEGNALGISVAGCGADAAGDDFKYICGLSTILVATIQEVKDRVSQMEFIFCTQLFPHIQAKSKLLHARHAEDSTATRAAEDEWRKREAGLASQLEELKCGKRRAEDRLLQLEASLEAMKGKLADAAGLAAEHDAEKNQLLGRLEELNRGKRGAEDRQQQLETSLDEMKGRLADATRLAAEHDAEKKRLLARLEEETKKDEVIRRLQREIGEKAAEISREREAHQQLLLQQMESKDNDLALEKNRVNLVTARYKDLKSQYNHLLAKLDQNEGSKSPVNSKSSSASPPSKRKLKDLQDREKESIQLVSKTEDQKNASSSSAKAQQTPHATSGSPPSKRKLKDLHDIEKESIQLISKTEDQKDTPNSSGKAHHTPRATSARSLFSNSRLCLPSHPTIPPQKNAASTSKTDASSSFTRPSHWRETRARKEPGVVDPHDDFLDTPLEAVRNTVRNPTAREEALALAAPPPQDMDFNNSDDETQDINIATQGLNNIPVPKQRSTISIHPPNKGFKYTEPVRKKADRENLKGVECKQCKKFYDAVLPDGRVNGNGTDSTSMRCEHHDGVSRHRYRYAPPSTPEGFWNIGFESEM; this comes from the exons ATGGAGGGTAACGCGCTGGGCATCTCGGTCGCCGGTTGCGGCGCCGACGCGGCGGGGGACGATTTCAAGTACATCTGCGGGCTGAGCACCATCCTCGTCGCCACCATCCAGGAGGTCAAGGACCGGGTCTCCCAGATGGAGTTCATCTTCTGCACCCAGCTCTTCCCGCACATCCAGGCCAAGTCCAAGCTCCTCCACGCGCGGCACGCGGAAGATTCCACCGCCACTAGGGCGGCCGAGGACGAGTGGAGGAAGAGGGAGGCCGGCCTGGCCAGCCAGCTGGAGGAGCTCAAATGCGGGAAGCGGCGCGCGGAGGACAGGCTGCTGCAGCTGGAGGCCTCTCTTGAGGCGATGAAGGGGAAGCTTGCGGATGCCGCGGGATTGGCCGCGGagcatgatgccgagaagaaccaGCTCCTGgggagactggaggagctcaacCGCGGGAAGCGGGGTGCGGAGGATCGGCAGCAGCAGCTGGAGACCTCCCTCGACGAGATGAAGGGGAGGCTTGCGGACGCCACACGATTGGCCGCGGAGCATGACGCCGAGAAGAAGCGGCTTCTCGCGAGGCTGGAGGAGGAAACGAAGAAAGACGAGGTGATTCGCCGGCTCCAGAGGGAGATTGGGGAGAAGGCTGCTGAGATATCAAGGGAGAGGGAGGCTCATCAGCAGCTCCTGCTGCAGCAGATGGAGTccaaggataatgatcttgctctTGAGAAGAATAGGGTCAATCTTGTCACTGCCAGGTACAAGGATCTCAAGTCTCAGTACAACCATCTCCTTGCAAAGCTTGACCAGAATGAAGGCTCCAAGTCTCCTGTCAACAGCAAGTCCTCCTCTGCAAGTCCTCCGAGCAAGAGAAAGCTTAAAG ATTTACAGGACAGAGAAAAGGAGAGCATACAGCTAGTGTCTAAGACTGAAGACCAAAAGAATGCTTCTAGTTCATCTGCCAAGGCCCAACAGACTCCACATGCTACCTCTGGAAGCCCTCCGAGTAAGAGAAAACTTAAAG ATTTGCATGACATAGAAAAGGAGAGCATTCAGTTAATCTCTAAGACTGAAGACCAAAAGGACACTCCTAATTCATCTGGGAAGGCCCACCATACTCCACGTGCTACATCGGCCAGGAGCCTGTTCAGTAACTCGCGCCTTTGTCTGCCATCTCATCCAACCATCCCTCCGCAAAAGAATGCTGCTAGCACTTCAAAGACAGATGCATCATCTAGTTTCACCCGCCCAAGTCACTGGAGGGAAACTCGTGCACGTAAGGAACCAGGTGTTGTTGATCCACATGACGATTTTCTGGACACTCCTCTGGAGGCTGTCAGAAATACAGTCAGGAATCCTACAGCTCGCGAAGAAGCACTAGCTCTTGCTGCCCCTCCTCCCCAAGATATGGACTTCAATAACTCTGACGATGAGACTCAAGACATCAATATTGCCACTCAGGGCCTCAACAACATACCAGTTCCCAAGCAACGAAGCACCATTTCAATCCATCCACCAAATAAAGGTTTCAAATACACAGAACCTGTAAGAAAGAAAGCTGATAGGGAGAATTTGAAAGGTGTTGAATGCAAGCAGTGCAAGAAGTTCTATGATGCTGTGCTTCCTGATGGCCGTGTGAATGGTAATGGCACGGATTCTACAAGCATGAGGTGCGAGCATCATGATGGCGTGTCCAGGCATAGATACAGGTATGCTCCTCCATCGACGCCCGAAGGGTTTTGGAACATTGGATTTGAATCAGAAATGTAA